The bacterium DNA segment TGAAGGCCATGACGAGGGCGGCGATGACCACCCCCACCGAGGCCAGCATGTCGCCCAGGACGTGCAGATAGGCACTACGCACGTTGAGGTCATGGTGATGGCCCGACAGCTTCGTTAGCACCAGCCAGTTGGCCAGCAGGCCGACGACGGCCACCACGAGCATCTGAGTGGTCTTGATCTCCGGCGGCTGCCAGAACCGGTGCCAGGCCTCCCGCCCGATCAGCGCCGCCATCACCAGCAGCGTCAGGCCGTTGAGCAGCGCTGCGAGGACCTCGGCGCGGTGCAGACCGTAGGTGCGCGTCTCGGTGGGGAGGCGGCAGGCCAGCCGCAGAGCCAACAGGCTGAGGGCGAGGGACACGACATCGGCAAAGACATGCGCGGCGTCCGACAACAGCGCCAGGCTATGGCTGAGCCACGACCCGACGATCTCCACCAGCAGGATGCCGACCGTCACGGCCGTCGCGAAGACCAGCCGCCGCGACTTGTCAGCATCCGTCACCCCAAGCTCTACGCCGTGGTTATGACCCATAGTCAGATCAGCGGTGACAACGCAAACAGGATGGAGAGGATGTCAGGGATGGGAAGGATGAGCGGCTTCACGTGCGACCCCAACCCTCGCCGTTGCTGTCATCCCTGATATCCCTGCCATCCTTCCATCCTGCTCAAGTCGTCGCCGTTGCCGTCAGTGTGCCTTCGCCAGCCGCGCCCCGGCCTCGCGGGCCTGGGCCAGCGCCTCCCAGTGGTCGCCGATCTCACCGGCGCGGTCCACCTTCGGGAAGATCAGCTCCTCGTATGTGCCGTCGAGGGTCAGGACATCATGGAAGGTCTTGACGTTGATGCGGACGCCCTCGACGAAGCTCTGCTTGTCGGCGCCCAGCACCGACAGGAAGAGCAGGTCGCGGCGGCGGTTGTCGGCCGACACGGGCGTCTTGGTGATGTACTTGCGGGCCCAGAAGGGCTGGCAGCGGTCAATGACCGCCTTCAGTTGGGCGGTGACGCCGCCGAAGTACACCGGCGAGGCGACCACGAGGGCATCCATGCGCTCGAGCGCCGCGACGATCTGGTCCATGTCGTCGCGGATGACGCACTTGCCGGTCTGGTAGCATCCCCCGCAGCCCTGGCAGGGACGGATGCTCATCTCATTGGGCTTGAACGTGACCACGCGGGCCCCGGCCTCGGCCGCGCCCTGCAGCGCCGCCTCCAGCAACATCGCCGTGTTGCCCTCATTGCGTGGACTGCCCTGCAAGCCAACGATCAGCGGTTGGTGTTTGTCTGCCATCAATCGCTCCTTGTCGTGCGAGTTGGTCCGGCCATGTCGGCGCGACGAGTCGCGCCGCTACTTCAACGGTCGCGGGGACTGCGCCATGCCTTCCTTCTTGATGCGGGCGGTGATGGCGAGGGCCTCGTCCATGGGGCGCTGCCACATGTTGCGGCCGAAGATCAGCCCGGTGGCCCCGGTGGCCATACACAGGTGCGCCTTGGCCATCAGGTCATCATCCCCAAGTTTCGACCCGCCCGAGAACAGCACGAGCGTCCGCCCGGCCGACTCCACCACCCGCCGCACGGCCGCCGCCTGATCGTCGGCCAGCGTGTTGTACGGCTTGGGCAGGTCTACTAGATTGTCCAGCTTCGGCAGGTTGATCTTCACGACATCGGCCCCGAGTTCGCACGCCACGCGCGCGGCGTAGTCCACCGCGTAGATCGAGTCGCGCCCGCCCTTGGCCTCGATGGCCGTACCGCGCGGGTAGGCCCAGACGATCACCGGCATGCCGAGGGCTTCGGCCTCGGCGCGGATCCGAGCGAACTGCCGGAAGTCCTCGGCCTGCGCCGGGGAGCCGACGTACAGCGTGTAGCCCACGGCGTCGGCCCCAAGGCGCAGGGCGTCCTCGACGGTGGCGCACTGGGGCGAGAAGGCCTCGTCATCAGGCGGGATGACGGTCTTGCCGTTAAGCTTGAGCACCAGCGGCACGCGCCCGGCGTAGGCGTGCATGTACTTTTCGGCCAACCCGATCTGGAACACGAGCCCGGTGTAGCCACCGCGCAGGGCCAGCTCGCACTGGAACGCGGGGTCCTTGCTGGACGGGTTGGGGAAGAAGTCCACGGGCCCGTGTTCGAGGCCCTGGTCGATGGGCAGGAACAGCGCGGTGCCGTTGGCCGGCCCATGCCCGTACAGCAGCCGGTACAGCCGCCCGCGCTTGCCCGTCGAGAGCGTCATGTCGTCGAGAGTGACGAAGCTCGCCATGTGTGTCCTCCGATTCCCCCTCACCCCGCCTGCGGGCACCCCTCTCCCAGCGCTGCTGCGCAGCGGCGGGCGAGGGGAGTGTCGTCCGCATCTGTCGTGGCCTCTTCGTCTGCTGTGGGGGCCCGACAGAACGGCATGGTAGCCACGTCGCGTCTTCCGCCACTGCCCTCTCCCTGGCGATCCGCAGGATCGCGATGGGAGAGGGGTGGCGCGCAGCGCCGGGGTGAGGGGCCTTTGCCGGCGTGCTCCGCAATCGTCCTGAGCACTCGCGGCAGGTCCTCGCGCACTTCCCGATTCGCGAACCGCGCCACCCGCGCCCCGGCCGCTGTCAGTTCCCGGTCTCGGACCGCGTCGTACTCGCGTTGCCGTTGCTCAAGATGCACCGCGCCATCCAGCTCGACTACCAGCCCTGCCTCGTGGCAGTAGAAGTCGGCGATGTAGCGTCCCAGACCGTGTTGGCGGCGGAACTTCAGCCCAAACAGCCGCCGGGCGCGCAGGCATCTCCAGAGGGCCTCCTCAGGCGGCGTCTCGTCCTGGCGTAGCTGGCGGCATAGCTCCAGGAGATAGCCGGGCAGCTTCAGGATCGGCCGCCCAAGGCTGTCGTAGCCGTGGTGACTCACCGGCCCTCACCCCGTGCCCCCTCTCCCTGCGATCCTACGGATCGCAGGGAGAGGGGAGTCTCATCCGTCAATGGCGGCGGCTTCCCCGTCTGGGTGGTGGCTAACGCGATGGAAGCCACCGTAAACGGGCTAGATCAGTTCGTGCAATCACTGGAAGCAAGCCAGCCGCTGTTGGCGAGATCGCTTGCGGTCTCACCGGTGCGATGGGCCCCGCCCGCGGCCTGCACGCCGCGGTCGTTGCTGTCGGCCTTCCACACGGGTAGTCCGTGCTGTCATGGAAGCCACTATGCGTCATGCCTCACTCCCCTCTCCCCGCGATCCGCAGGACCGCGATGGGAGAGGGGTGGCGCGCAGCGCCGGGGTGAGGGCTACTGCGGCAGGTTGAGCACCACGGGCACCGGCGACTTCACCTGGTAGGCCCCCGGCCCCACGCGCTTGACGCTGACTGCATATGGCCACACGACCTCATCGCCCACGCCGTAGTCATAGACCTCAAACCACGAGCCCTGGGGGAACTGCTCGGCGAGCTTGGCCGCCGTGGCGTCCTTGTGCGTCTCGCGGTCAATGAAGGCGCCGACACCGCCCCGGATCTCATTGATGCGGTACTCGGCATCCCCCTTGGCGTTGACGAGCCGCGCGCCCTCATAGTACGCCCAGCGCTGCAGCGTGAAGGGTGTCTCGGTCTTGACCATGAAGTCGGCCGTGCCGCTGACCTGGCCGGTGCCAATGCGGGAATCCATGTCCAGCGTCAGCTCCGCCCCGGCCGGCACGGCCTTGGCGGCGGTCACCTTGTAGGCCTGCCGCCGCCCCCCGCTGACGAGGAACACGTACTGGCCCACGATGGCATTGACGACCGGCGGCGCGGGCGCTACCGTCGCTACCTCGCGCTTGCGGTCCACCTTCACGATCTTGCCGCGGAACTCCGGCTGGTCGATCTTGAGGCCGAACTTGCCCTTGCTGATCTCCGTGCCGCCGACGAGGCTGATGGCCACGGGCTGGCCGTTCTCCTCGGCATAGAGCCCGAACCGTCCCGCGAACTTGAGGTCACCCGGGGCGGTGCGCACGACCTTCGGGTCCGTGGCGGCCATCAGGTAGTCCGTGCGCGCGCCCAGGTTCACCACGCAGCCCGCCGGCGCGAAGCCCGCCTCTTCCTCCCCGCTCAGCGGCAGCTTCGCCACGCTCTGCACCGCCGGCGCGTCCCGGTAGGACTCCATGATGGTAAACACTTCACTCTTGGCCGGTTCCTCCGCTTGCTTGTGGAGCATCAGCCACTTCATCTCATACGGCTTACCGCCGGCCGGGGAGGTGCCGTCCGTGAGGTTCACTTCCATGCCCGGGCTGGACACGACGTTGAGGCGGAACTGCAACCCTTCGCCGGTGGCCAGCTTCCAGTTGGCCGACCAGCCGCCATCGCTGGTCGCCTTCTCGACGTTGTACAGGTGGGGGAAGACGAAGTTCAGCCCGCCCCAGCCGTAGCCGCCGTAGTTGCAGCCGTTGGCCTTCATCCAGTCCGCGTCGCCGTACTTCACGTCCGGGCCGGCCAGCGTGCCGGTGGCTTGCCTGGTCAGGTTCAGCCCGGTGCTCTGGAAGTCGCCCTCCTGGCAGTGGAAAGCCCACCAGTGGTCCTTGCCGCCCAGGATGCGGTACAGGTCCACGCAGTAGGACTGGTCGGGCGAGACGTTGACCATCGCGAGCATGCGGCGCTGCCAGTAGTCCTGCGGGTCGGGGGTCTGAGTGCCGTCATCGGCGTACTCGTTGTGAGCGTGGGCGCGGGCCTCGCACACCTGGGCCACGCCGGCATCGGCGAAGAGCTGGGCCTGGGCCACGAGGTTCAGGTACGGGAACTGTCGGCAGACCTCATGGCTGCTCCACGAGTACTCCCAGTAGCCCCAGTTGCGCGGGTAGCCCATGTGCTGGAGCACGACGCCCTTGTGCGAGGCCAGGCCGATGTCGAGGATGTTGTCTTGCACGTGACCGCGCGCCCGGCCGTACATCATCCACAGCGCCCGCTTGTCCTCGCCCTTGCCGTCGCGCAGGATGGCGATGCCATAGCCGTCGTGCAGCGAGCTGGCGTCGTTCCAGTCGTCCGGCCACTTGGCGGCTTCCTTCTCGATCTGCTCGCGCGTGTAGGGGAAGTCGAGCGAGGGCTTCCAGCCGTGCTTGTGGGTCAGGGCCCAGGCGAACTTCGGCGTCTTGAACAGCCGGTAGGCGTGCTCGAAGGCGGCGTCGCTAGCGTCATGCCAGTTGATCTCGCTCAGCTTGTCGAACTTCGGGTGCGAGCCGCTGTCGCCGATCATCGGGCAGGTGCGGTCTATGATGACCGTATCCATGCAGAAGTCGAAGACACTGCGGTAGCGCCGCGACTTGGACAGCGAGGGGTACTTCTCGTCCGGGTAGACCTCGGGGCGCAGCTCCTTGAGGTGCTCGATCGAGTCGATGATCGGTCCGAGGGCCACGACGTGCATCCCGTTGTAGCCGTTGGTGGACTCGTAGGGCGCTCCATCGCGGAAGTACCCGTTGGGCACAAAGATGCGCATGTGCCCCGCGCCGTTGTAGAGCCAGTCGAAGAACTCATTGCCCCGCTGGTAGTTGAGCATCTCGGCCATCTTGACCAGGCCCCACTGGGAGTAGGGCTCGTTGGAGCTGGTGGCCCCGTCCATCGCCCCCTGCATCCACGTGGCCATGGCGTTCTCTTCGATGAACCGCCGCACGTCCTCGCCGGTCTTGACGGCGATCCCCTTCTTCTGCAGGAAGGGCACGATGTCGGGGTCCTTGTCAATGGCGTCGAAGATCTTGTCGTACGCCTCGGCGTGCGAGATCTGGTAGCTCGGCTGGTCAATCGGGTAGACGGTCAAGCCCGTGGCGCCCAGGATGGGGCCCTCGTCGAAGCGGCCCTGACCGAGGCGCTCGACCTGCGAGGCGCGATTGCGGTGGCGGTGTTGGGTCATGGTGGCCAGGTAGGCGTGCTCGACGGCGACCCGCGACAGCGCCACCAGCGCCTTGTGGACGTACTTGATGTCCCCGGTGCCCAGGTACGCCTGCGCGCACGCCGGGGCCACGCTCAGCATCCGGTGGCAGTAGAGCTGGCAGATCTCGGCGATGAAGCCGTAGTGCTTGCCGTCAGGCGCCACGTAGCCGCCGCCGATGCCGTCATCGGGGAACGGGCCACTGGTGAAGTCGTCCTTGCCGAAGTCGTTGGAGGGGTACAGCTCGTGGCCGACCGGGCACTCAATCTTCCACTTGTACGGATGCGTGCCGTCCTTGAGCCACGGATAGTAGGCCCGCTTCTCGTAGATCTGCTGGCCGTGGGTGGGGCAGCCGTACTGGACGTTGACCCAGTGCCAGCGCGGGATCGTGCTGTCGGGCTGCATGTTCCAGATGTCGTCGTCCGGCGTCTTCAGCCAGCCGTCAGCCCCGCCGCCCGCCTTGCGGGCCGCATCCTTCTGCGCCTGGGTGGTGAGCGTCTGCTGCTGCTTCAACTCCGGCAGCGTCTCCCCCAGCGGCCAGCGGCGCGGCAACTGCACGTTCTTGAGCTTGCGGAAGGCGTGCAGGTCGTCGAGCGACCACACCTCGATCGTAACCGTCAGCGGTCCGTCCGGGTGGGCGAAGACGATCTTGATGTCCTTGCCCGGCTGCTGGGAGCGGAAGTAGTAGCGCCGCATGTCCGCGGTGGTCGGCATGCGCGTCTGGTCCAGCAGCTTCACCTGCGTCGGGACTTGCACCGCGATCGGCGTGGCCCCCGGCGGGGCCTTGATCGCGATCATGAACAGCCGGTCAATGCCCACGATGTCCGGTGCGTACGCGATGCGGGGGTCCATCTTCGCCTCCTGGGCGCACACCGGCGCCATCAGGGCCGGCAGCATCAGCAGCAGTGTCCAAGCATGCCTCATGGCGGATCAGCTCCAACCGCAGGCGGGGAAGCCCTGCTCAAGGCTGCCTCTATTCGTCGCCCGGCGCCTTGAAGCCTCTTGCACCGCCGTCTGACCGTCCCCCTGGACAAGCACAAAGGCCCGACCGCGGCGTCGGGCCTTCACGTAGGTCAGCCAGGGCGGGGCGGCCGCTCGGCCTACTCCTTCTTGTCGCCCTTCTCTGCCTTCTTGGGGGTGGATGAGGCCTCGGGCACCGGCCACACCAACTCCCCGCTGCCGACGTTCCCAGCCGCGTCGCGGCAGCGGATGCTGACCTTGGCCTTCCCGTCCTTGTCGAGCGGCACGGTGAAGCGGAACTGCTCGTACGGTCCACCAAACAGGCCATCCACCGGGAGCGCGCCATACCACTGCTCGCCCGGCTTGTAGGCGACCTCGGCCACCCCCCCGTCGTCGGAGGCAATGCCCTCCACGGTCAGCACCCCGTCCTTGGCCACCTTGCTCTGGAGCACATAGACGGGCTGCGTGTTGTCAATCTGCACGGCGTAGAGCGCCGCGGTGGCGCTCAGGCCGGCGCCGGGGTTGGCGACTTCGTCGCTGACGACCAGCCGCACATCATAGCGGCCGTCCTTGAGGGTCGCCGTCGGCCACTCGTAGCTGTCGTCGTCGGCACCCAGCTCCTTGGCAGTCTGCCAAAGCTCGGTGCCGGCCGGGCGATACTGCAGGACCTTCGTGAGCGCGTCCTTGTCGGGGTCCTCGCTCGTCCAGTTGACCTCCACCTTGCCCTTCCAGGGCTTCTCCACCGACGTGTCGTCATCGAACTCGACCGTCGGCCTCTGATTGGCGGGCAGATAGGCCAGGCTCAGCCAGCGCACCTGCGGTGCGGCGGTCTGCCCGGCCGGGGACTTCATCTGCACCCGGTACTGCAGGTACCGCCCCGCCGGGCTGGCGATCGTGTCCTGTCCCGGCTGTGTGTAGGGGGCGGACCAGACGCTCCAGCTTCCGTCCTCGGGGTCGGGGCTCTGCCCCGAGCGCGTCTGGACTGCCAGTTCGGAGCCCTGGGGCACTGTGGCCTGCCAGTCAATGCGGCACCAGCGCGACTGGCGCGTGGCGTCCAAGACCGAGGAGGTGAAGGCGCCCGTGGTGGGCGCGGCCGTCTGGAAGCGGATGACCTCGGCGGCGTTGCCGGTGCCGACTACGAATCCGTCGGCGCCCGGCGCCAGGCACAGCAGGTGGGTCACATCCGTATCGGCTGCGGTCTCGTACTGGCCCTCGCCGGTCACGACCAGCAGCTTCCCGTCTTTGCCCGTCGCCGCGTACAGGCGGTCGTTGCACAGCGCCAGGGCGTAGATCGGCAGGTCCTTGGCCTGCAGGTACACCCCCGCGCGCGGCTGGGCGGCGGCCGACGGCGACGGCACGCGGTAGACCGCGCCGTCGTCGCCGGCACTGGCAGCGTAGACCGTGCCGTCCGCGGCTGCCACCAGACTGGTGACATCTTCATCTTTCGCGGCGGTGAGCAGGGCGCGCAGCCGCCGGTCCGCTGTCCACTCATAGACCACGCCGCTGGCCCCGCTACCCAGCAGCACCCGGTCGCCCTGCACGAGCACCGCCATGATGTGAGCCTGCGGGACCTGGACCACCTGCTCCGCGCGGCCCGAGGCATCCACGGCGAACAGCTTGCCCGCCGGGCCGGTGCCCGCCAGCAGCCGCCCCGCCTGGTCGAACGCCAGCGCCCACACATAGTCGCACGGCAGCTCGCACAGCAGCTTGGCTTTGCCGTCGGCGCCGAGGCGGAAGACCTTGCCGCCGGGCCAGGTGCCGATGAAGACCTCTCCCTTGGCGTTCACGGCCAGGCCGCGAATGGCGAACACACCCGGGTCGCAAAGCAGGTTGGCCTTGCCGTCCGCGCCCATGCGGTAGACCCGTCCGGGCATGCCGGTGGCCAGGTACGTGGTTCCGCCCTGGGAGACAGCG contains these protein-coding regions:
- a CDS encoding fructose-bisphosphate aldolase, whose translation is MASFVTLDDMTLSTGKRGRLYRLLYGHGPANGTALFLPIDQGLEHGPVDFFPNPSSKDPAFQCELALRGGYTGLVFQIGLAEKYMHAYAGRVPLVLKLNGKTVIPPDDEAFSPQCATVEDALRLGADAVGYTLYVGSPAQAEDFRQFARIRAEAEALGMPVIVWAYPRGTAIEAKGGRDSIYAVDYAARVACELGADVVKINLPKLDNLVDLPKPYNTLADDQAAAVRRVVESAGRTLVLFSGGSKLGDDDLMAKAHLCMATGATGLIFGRNMWQRPMDEALAITARIKKEGMAQSPRPLK
- a CDS encoding flavodoxin family protein, which translates into the protein MADKHQPLIVGLQGSPRNEGNTAMLLEAALQGAAEAGARVVTFKPNEMSIRPCQGCGGCYQTGKCVIRDDMDQIVAALERMDALVVASPVYFGGVTAQLKAVIDRCQPFWARKYITKTPVSADNRRRDLLFLSVLGADKQSFVEGVRINVKTFHDVLTLDGTYEELIFPKVDRAGEIGDHWEALAQAREAGARLAKAH
- a CDS encoding endonuclease domain-containing protein, whose product is MSHHGYDSLGRPILKLPGYLLELCRQLRQDETPPEEALWRCLRARRLFGLKFRRQHGLGRYIADFYCHEAGLVVELDGAVHLEQRQREYDAVRDRELTAAGARVARFANREVREDLPRVLRTIAEHAGKGPSPRRCAPPLSHRDPADRQGEGSGGRRDVATMPFCRAPTADEEATTDADDTPLARRCAAALGEGCPQAG
- a CDS encoding cation diffusion facilitator family transporter, translating into MTDADKSRRLVFATAVTVGILLVEIVGSWLSHSLALLSDAAHVFADVVSLALSLLALRLACRLPTETRTYGLHRAEVLAALLNGLTLLVMAALIGREAWHRFWQPPEIKTTQMLVVAVVGLLANWLVLTKLSGHHHDLNVRSAYLHVLGDMLASVGVVIAALVMAFTGWYLADPIISVCIGLLLVVGAVRVLDEAVHILLLGVPRHLNVRAIAEAMGRVADVAEVHNLRVWAPCSNVTILSAHVVTCAAAEAERVRVREELRRLLAHDFGVTEVTLELEEQACPANGLIEPVAHPDPEEHGH